A genome region from Eremothecium gossypii ATCC 10895 chromosome VII, complete sequence includes the following:
- the AAR2 gene encoding U5 snRNP complex subunit AAR2 (Syntenic homolog of Saccharomyces cerevisiae YBL074C (AAR2)) translates to MNVFVGQAPCDTVIGIDRYSFTLRQGQPFHGFKAIPRHQPFHVIHFQHGEDGVRYGYWLSAADDSYIALSYSADQEQYVPEEQPACEPHLVTEKRLAACQQLMVSYPKVDEDDMWHQLTQYMRWADMRRWVDEGGSGAPFAYVDSSVTTAEENSMLNAALARTPSTRPRDCLEQHMLRYTPIHFKSTAAIRPDHRMQDYLDRSFYLNHVILPHYHDNSFASLLGELQFAFLNAMLFCNYGSSLQWHALVELVCTASCVTAAQLAQLDALLAAQLDALPAEYHDSLLNEQVWLRCVLTDGPEPPAARLPRAAHRAAVIFPDDPGSDASAEPPDSDDSDGPAVAGRVSYGPRASSTHP, encoded by the coding sequence ATGAATGTGTTTGTTGGCCAGGCACCCTGCGATACCGTGATCGGTATTGACCGGTACTCCTTCACACTTCGGCAAGGCCAGCCGTTCCATGGGTTTAAAGCGATCCCGCGGCATCAGCCGTTCCATGTCATCCATTTCCAACACGGCGAAGATGGCGTGCGGTATGGCTACTGGCTGAGTGCGGCCGATGACAGCTACATCGCGCTCTCCTACAGCGCGGACCAGGAGCAGTATGTGCCTGAAGAGCAACCAGCATGCGAGCCGCACTTGGTCACAGAGAAACGTTTGGCCGCGTGCCAGCAGCTGATGGTCAGTTATCCGAAGGTGGACGAAGATGATATGTGGCACCAGCTGACACAGTATATGCGGTGGGCAGACATGCGCCGCTGGGTGGACGAAGGTGGTTCGGGCGCACCCTTTGCATATGTGGACTCATCCGTCACCACTGCCGAGGAAAACTCCATGTTGAACGCCGCGCTGGCACGCACGCCCAGTACGCGCCCCAGAGACTGCCTCGAGCAGCACATGCTCCGCTACACACCGATACACTTCAAATCTACCGCGGCAATCCGCCCCGACCATCGCATGCAGGACTACTTGGACCGCTCGTTCTACCTGAATCACGTGATTCTACCGCATTACCATGACAACTCGTTCGCATCGCTGCTCGGCGAGCTCCAGTTTGCGTTTCTAAACGCCATGCTCTTCTGCAACTACGGATCTAGCCTGCAGTGGCATGCGCTGGTGGAGCTCGTCTGCACTGCGTCCTGCGTCACGGCCGCGCAGCTCGCACAGCTCGATGCCCTGCTTGCCGCACAGCTCGATGCCCTGCCCGCAGAGTACCACGACAGCCTCCTCAACGAGCAGGTCTGGCTGCGCTGCGTGCTCACAGACGGGCCCGagccgcccgccgcccgtctGCCCCGGGCCGCCCACCGCGCAGCCGTCATCTTCCCAGACGACCCGGGCTCGGACGCCTCTGCGGAGCCGCCCGACTCCGACGACTCCGACGGACCCGCCGTGGCCGGCCGCGTGAGCTACGGCCCGCGCGCAAGTAGCACTCATCCGTAA
- the UBC6 gene encoding E2 ubiquitin-conjugating protein UBC6 (Syntenic homolog of Saccharomyces cerevisiae YER100W (UBC6)), whose product MASRQAYKRLSKEYKMMTENPPPYIVAAPKEDNILVWHYVITGPPETPYEDGQYHGTLVFPNDYPFNPPAIRMLTPNGRFRENTRLCLSMSDYHPDTWNPSWSVATILTGLLSFMTTDESSIGTMESTDSTKRKYAAKSKEHNATRSPIFCQIFPELAEQNRRDIEEAKKRKDETVVEDEHPFKQEQVVSLEEINDPEDRIRAQMLQQPAGNGTTSNSIGRSLLFVLFSLAALLVAVCYTRV is encoded by the coding sequence ATGGCATCAAGACAGGCGTACAAGCGGCTCTCAAAGGAGTACAAAATGATGACCGAGAACCCCCCGCCCTACATCGTGGCAGCACCAAAGGAAGACAATATCCTGGTGTGGCACTACGTGATCACGGGTCCTCCTGAGACACCATACGAGGACGGACAATACCATGGGACATTGGTGTTTCCTAATGATTACCCATTCAATCCGCCCGCGATCAGGATGCTGACACCCAATGGACGATTCAGAGAGAACACGCGATTGTGTCTGTCGATGAGCGACTACCACCCGGATACATGGAACCCTTCGTGGTCTGTTGCAACGATACTGACTGGGCTGCTAAGCTTTATGACCACGGACGAATCCTCCATCGGGACCATGGAGTCTACGGACTCCACGAAGCGCAAGTACGCCGCTAAGTCCAAGGAGCACAATGCTACCCGTAGTCCGATTTTCTGCCAGATATTCCCGGAGCTTGCTGAGCAAAACCGACGTGACATAGAAGAGGCGAAGAAGAGGAAAGATGAGACCGTAGTTGAAGATGAGCATCCGTTCAAACAAGAACAAGTCGTGAGCTTAGAGGAAATCAACGACCCAGAGGATAGGATACGCGCCCAGATGCTGCAGCAACCAGCAGGCAATGGGACTACCAGTAACTCTATAGGACGCTCGCTGCTATTTGTGCTCTTTTCTCTCGCTGCCCTGCTTGTCGCAGTGTGCTATACTAGGGTGTGA
- the RPS8A gene encoding 40S ribosomal protein eS8 (Syntenic homolog of Saccharomyces cerevisiae YBL072C (RPS8A) and YER102W (RPS8B); 1-intron) — translation MGISRDSRHKRAATGAKRAQFRKKRKFELGRQPANTKIGAKRIHTVRTRGGNKKFRALRIETGNFSWASEGVSRKTRIVGVVYHPSNNELVRTNTLTKSAIVQIDATPFRQWYESHYGQTLGKKKNAKNVEETTKSRNAERKWAARAGDAKIEGAVDSQFSAGRLYACISSRPGQSGRCDGYILEGEELAFYVRRLTAKK, via the coding sequence ATGGGTATTTCTCGTGACTCTAGACACAAGAGAGCAGCTACCGGTGCCAAGAGAGCTCAATTCAGAAAGAAGAGAAAGTTCGAATTGGGCCGTCAGCCAGCTAACACCAAGATCGGTGCTAAGAGAATTCACACTGTCAGAACCAGAGGTGGTAACAAGAAGTTCAGAGCCTTGAGAATCGAGACCGGTAACTTCTCTTGGGCCTCTGAGGGTGTTTCCAGAAAGACCAGAATTGTCGGTGTCGTCTACCACCCATCTAACAACGAGTTGGTCAGAACCAACACCTTGACCAAGTCTGCTATTGTCCAGATCGACGCCACTCCTTTCAGACAATGGTACGAGTCTCACTACGGCCAGACTTTGGGTAAGAAGAAGAACGCCAAGAACGTCGAGGAGACCACCAAGTCCAGAAACGCTGAGAGAAAGTGGGCTGCCAGAGCTGGCGACGCCAAGATTGAGGGTGCCGTCGACTCCCAGTTCTCTGCTGGTAGATTGTACGCTTGTATCTCTTCGAGACCAGGCCAGTCCGGCAGATGCGACGGTTACATCTTGGAGGGTGAAGAGTTGGCCTTCTACGTGAGAAGATTGACCGCCAAGAAATAA
- the RRT6 gene encoding Rrt6p (Syntenic homolog of Saccharomyces cerevisiae YGL146C (RRT6)) encodes MKKQVVLGMAAAAAAAGETMRWEVAPRKVGREVYECVRWEAGRAGALSVRVRRTDRVGHAVDEARFGPTSVQLGRQQLGLEVWDTEANVLVRDRRVPAHGRTVRFSANPAQQVDVCLINVSRDASWRAIDTVAAVEVAVHADAGRVPLTEDDMAVLAAVERDTRAQQTADAVLGSEHVRRDLNESTYTWVVVRPAMLALMLLAAYCMAVPAALLVLARGQRRQKCVE; translated from the coding sequence ATGAAGAAACAGGTGGTTCTAGGGAtggccgcggcggcggccgcggcgggcgaGACGATGCGGTGGGAGGTGGCGCCGCGGAAGGTGGGGCGCGAGGTGTACGAGTGCGTGCGGTGGGAggcggggcgcgcgggAGCGCTCTCAGTGCGGGTGCGGCGGACGGACCGGGTGGGGCACGCGGTGGACGAGGCGCGGTTCGGGCCGACGTCGGTGCAGCTCGGGCGGCAACAGCTCGGGCTCGAGGTGTGGGACACGGAGGCGAACGTGCTCGTGCGGGACCGGCGGGTGCCGGCGCACGGGCGCACGGTGCGGTTCTCGGCGAACCCCGCGCAGCAGGTGGACGTGTGCCTCATCAACGTGTCGCGGGACGCGTCGTGGCGCGCGATCGACACGGTGGCCGCGGTGGAGGTGGCGGTGCACGCGGACGCGGGCCGGGTGCCGCTCACGGAGGACGACATGGCGGTGCTCGCAGCCGTGGAGCGCGAcacgcgcgcgcagcagacTGCGGACGCGGTGTTGGGCTCGGAGCACGTGAGGCGCGACCTCAACGAGAGCACCTACAcgtgggtggtggtgcgGCCGGCGATGCTCGCGCTCATGCTCCTAGCGGCGTACTGCATGGCGGTGCCGGCGGCGCTCCTCGTGCTTGCGCGCGGGCAACGGCGGCAAAAGTGTGTAGAATGA
- the PRS4 gene encoding ribose phosphate diphosphokinase subunit PRS4 (Syntenic homolog of Saccharomyces cerevisiae YER099C (PRS2) and YBL068W (PRS4)) encodes MSSNSIKLLAGNSHPDLAEKVSVRLGVPLSKIGVYHYSNKETSVTIGESIRDEDVYIIQTGTGEQEINDFLMELLIMIHACRSASARKITAVIPNFPYARQDKKDKSRAPITAKLVAKMLETAGCNHVITMDLHASQIQGFFHIPVDNLYAEPNILHYIQHNVDFQNSMLVAPDAGSAKRTSTLSDKLNLNFALIHKERQKANEVSRMVLVGDVADKSCIIVDDMADTCGTLVKATDTLIENGAKEVIAIVTHGIFSGGAREKLRNSKLARIVSTNTVPVDLNLDIYHQIDISAILAEAIRRLHNGESVSYLFNNAVM; translated from the coding sequence ATGTCGTCCAATAGCATAAAGCTGCTAGCAGGTAACTCGCACCCGGACCTAGCTGAGAAGGTCTCCGTTCGCCTAGGTGTACCACTTTCGAAGATTGGAGTGTATCACTACTCTAACAAAGAGACGTCAGTTACTATCGGCGAAAGTATCCGTGATGAAGATGTCTACATCATCCAGACAGGAACGGGGGAGCAGGAAATCAACGACTTCCTCATGGAACTGCTCATCATGATCCATGCCTGCCGGTCAGCCTCTGCGCGGAAGATCACAGCGGTTATACCAAACTTCCCTTACGCAAGACAAGACAAAAAGGACAAGTCGCGAGCACCGATAACTGCCAAGCTGGTGGCCAAGATGCTAGAGACCGCGGGGTGCAACCACGTTATCACGATGGATTTGCACGCGTCTCAAATTCAGGGTTTCTTCCACATTCCAGTGGACAACCTATATGCAGAGCCGAACATCCTGCACTACATCCAACATAATGTGGACTTCCAGAATAGTATGTTGGTCGCGCCAGACGCGGGGTCGGCGAAGCGCACGTCGACGCTTTCGGACAAGCTGAATCTCAACTTCGCGTTGATCCACAAAGAACGGCAGAAGGCGAACGAGGTCTCGCGGATGGTGTTGGTGGGTGATGTCGCCGACAAGTCCTGTATTATTGTAGACGACATGGCGGACACGTGCGGAACGCTAGTGAAGGCCACTGACACGCTGATCGAAAATGGGGCGAAAGAAGTGATTGCCATTGTGACACACGGTATATTTTCTGGCGGCGCCCGCGAGAAGTTGCGCAACAGCAAGCTGGCACGGATCGTAAGCACAAATACGGTGCCAGTGGACCTCAATCTAGATATCTACCACCAAATTGACATTAGTGCCATTTTGGCCGAGGCAATTAGAAGGCTTCACAACGGGGAAAGTGTGTCGTACCTGTTCAATAACGCTGTCATGTAG
- the KTI11 gene encoding Kti11p (Syntenic homolog of Saccharomyces cerevisiae YBL071W-A (KTI11)): MSVYDEVEIEDMTFDPDTQLFTYPCPCGDRFQISIDDMCDGEDIAVCPSCSLMIKVVYELHDLQEYYDEAGVEPPVPLVASA; encoded by the coding sequence ATGTCTGTGTATGATGAAGTGGAAATCGAGGACATGACCTTTGATCCCGACACACAGTTGTTCACCTATCCGTGCCCATGCGGGGATCGCTTTCAGATCAGCATCGATGACATGTGCGATGGCGAAGATATCGCAGTCTGTCCCAGCTGCTCGCTGATGATTAAGGTCGTATACGAGTTGCACGACTTACAGGAGTACTACGATGAGGCGGGAGTGGAACCCCCTGTGCCTCTTGTCGCGTCTGCATGA
- the UBP13 gene encoding ubiquitin-specific protease UBP13 (Syntenic homolog of Saccharomyces cerevisiae YER098W (UBP9) and YBL067C (UBP13)) has protein sequence MAFKKWLPRSEKHKRNGPGENGQGGEAELEEARGREDAGCVANGGGERKDGGEDAHREYLRYLQQTGEGRDGVQELLFARPAGKDRRLLPFGDGTPKVFGLENYGNTCYCNSVLQCLYNLKELRVNVLKYPTRAEPTERIRRPDSGLLRPRAASDSGPATTAVGGEGESARRASIGAPVPSTKGLVRRRSLNFFSRGAQARRGKDLQQNGTAPGLESQQNGGTKQEPEQNGDTQQSCNDSGNEFIYKEALDEDGTAADTNGATLALENVASRDNMAADPIMEMIHEGYGKVIVGRLQTKNAQLQRSLTTLTTMVHSESRNPSASSSTSTASSGTAAGSGALRQSSSPVYASNMSSEQRKKAALITGPVLCIDQPMHSNYFPSDMEPTLYNALKDVFECIAESNHMLGVVSPSHFVSVLRKENVLFNSMMHQDAHEFLNFLMNALSDSLQLQLQRLPDKSPENFIHTLFQGTMNNSIKCLTCDNITSNEEPFFDFAIPVSEDEEVNVQDILRDFHQREMLNGANKFYCDSCNGLQEAERTVGIKELPELLPLHLKRFKYSEKHQSNIKLFNVIHYPLNLRVCSTFDHAVCKDYELNGIVIHMGGGPQHGHYVAICKHELFGWLLYDDETVESVGEDAVLRFIGDVNDMTTAYVLFYKSKREDDDTPAELQDYNANIDQLLKYDDWMRRRSASSAVPVASYAATLEEVPEEKDSHYIRTSDNGTVKQKAKMFRLKRSKASCK, from the coding sequence ATGGCGTTCAAGAAATGGCTTCCCAGAAGTGAAAAGCACAAGCGGAACGGACCGGGCGAAAACGGACAGGGCGGGGAGGCAGAGCTGGAAGAAGCGAGGGGGAGGGAGGACGCAGGGTGCGTGGCGaacggcggcggcgagcggAAGGACGGGGGGGAGGACGCGCACCGGGAGTACTTGCGGTACTTGCAGCAGACGGGAGAAGGCCGCGACGGGgtgcaggagctgctgttcgcgcggccggcgggCAAGGACCGGCGGCTGCTGCCGTTCGGGGACGGGACGCCCAAGGTGTTTGGATTGGAGAACTACGGCAACACCTGCTACTGCAACTCGGTGCTGCAGTGCCTGTACAACCTGAAGGAGCTGCGCGTGAACGTGTTGAAGTACCCTACGCGCGCGGAGCCGACAGAGCGCATACGCCGGCCGGACTCCGGGCTcctgcggccgcgcgcggcgtcaGATTCCGGACCGGCCACAACTGCTGTCGGCGGAGAGGGCGAGAGCGCGCGTCGTGCGTCGATTGGAGCGCCGGTGCCGTCGACAAAGGGACTGGTGCGGCGCCGCTcgttgaatttcttcagCAGGGGTGCCCAGGCGCGCCGGGGGAAGGATCTGCAGCAGAACGGCACCGCTCCAGGGCTGGAGTCGCAGCAGAACGGCGGCACCAAACAGGAACCGGAGCAGAACGGCGATACACAGCAGAGTTGTAACGATAGCGGGAATGAATTCATATACAAAGAGGCCCTGGACGAGGATGGTACGGCTGCAGACACTAATGGTGCTACGCTGGCGTTGGAAAATGTCGCATCGCGGGATAACATGGCCGCGGACCCCATCATGGAGATGATACATGAAGGATACGGCAAGGTCATTGTTGGTCGTTTGCAAACAAAGAatgcgcagctgcagcgtTCGTTGACGACGCTGACGACAATGGTCCACTCGGAAAGCCGCAACCCGTCTGCATCGTCATCGACCTCCACTGCATCCTCTGGAACTGCGGCAGGCTCTGGCGCTCTCCGGCAGTCTAGCTCACCCGTTTACGCTAGCAATATGTCCAGTGAACAGCGGAAGAAGGCTGCATTGATCACGGGTCCGGTGCTATGCATTGACCAGCCGATGCACAGTAATTACTTCCCTAGTGACATGGAGCCCACCCTATACAATGCATTAAAAGACGTGTTCGAGTGCATTGCGGAGTCTAACCACATGCTAGGGGTTGTCTCGCCGTCGCATTTTGTTAGCGTTCTGCGTAAAGAAAACGTTCTTTTCAATAGCATGATGCACCAAGATGCACATGAATTTCTAAACTTTCTAATGAATGCCTTGAGTGATTCTCTGCaactgcagctgcagcggtTGCCGGATAAGTCACCTGAAAACTTTATTCATACTCTTTTCCAGGGTACCATGAACAACTCCATAAAATGTCTGACCTGTGATAATATTACCTCTAATGAGGAGCCCTTTTTTGACTTTGCAATTCCTGTGAGTGAGGACGAAGAGGTGAATGTCCAAGACATTCTCCGCGACTTCCACCAGCGCGAAATGCTTAACGGCGCGAATAAGTTTTATTGTGACTCGTGCAATGGGCTACAGGAGGCCGAACGGACCGTTGGCATCAAAGAACTTCCGGAACTGCTCCCACTCCATCTGAAGCGGTTTAAATACAGCGAAAAGCATCAGTCCAACATCAAACTCTTCAATGTAATTCACTATCCTCTGAATCTCAGGGTGTGTTCAACCTTCGACCACGCCGTTTGCAAAGACTACGAACTTAACGGGATTGTTATCCATATGGGGGGCGGGCCGCAACATGGACATTATGTCGCTATTTGTAAACACGAGCTATTTGGGTGGCTTCTATACGATGATGAGACTGTCGAGTCAGTGGGGGAAGATGCAGTCTTGAGGTTCATAGGGGATGTGAACGATATGACCACAGCCTATGTTTTATTCTACAAATCGAAACGTGAAGACGATGACACCCCAGCCGAACTACAGGATTATAATGCGAACATTGACCAGCTGCTCAAGTACGACGACTGGATGCGCCGGAGGAGTGCTAGTTCTGCTGTCCCAGTGGCATCGTATGCTGCTACGCTCGAAGAAGTTCCGGAAGAGAAGGATAGCCATTATATAAGGACGAGTGATAACGGTACGGTCAAACAAAAGGCAAAAATGTTCAGGCTTAAACGCTCAAAGGCCAGTTGCAAATAA
- a CDS encoding AGR373Cp (Syntenic homolog of Saccharomyces cerevisiae YER101C (AST2) and YBL069W (AST1)), translated as MAEEHFSRTSSHLRQLSARASMSRDMEKSGWTLEETRRAVDPPRMINHIPVKALKFYSRQKPPQFDYDTPILLPIRPSKLVVQVSYVGLNPVDIKIMNGYAKHLSGKIGLGREYSGVISEVSDDLRDLWRVGEEVMGTFWHPNLGKGTCETSILVDPTIDVIIRKPTALDMKQAGGTLYCLGASYTLLSSLQERGLLNSKSNVLINGGTTSMGLFTIQLLKYHYGIKNKLVVVCSTKGARYLRVHFPDLLGDLVFVDYCSLSGDSVATQLKYLLSDGDADDYYAKSGALQAVQFDQGPFTVVLDYIGGYELIANSDSIVAPRGIYVSTVGDAIANYKTDVYKYWEASGSKARGLIGKVLWSFQYERFFFDPNAKYLAKTDWATECYDLLAARVVRTLVDSYYPWKDIRKALGYLSRGHAHGKVILEVEKF; from the coding sequence ATGGCGGAAGAGCACTTCTCAAGAACCAGCAGTCACCTGCGGCAACTCTCTGCTCGAGCTTCTATGAGCAGAGATATGGAAAAGTCCGGGTGGACCTTAGAAGAGACCCGGCGGGCCGTGGATCCTCCACGAATGATCAACCACATCCCGGTGAAAGCCCTGAAGTTCTATTCGCGGCAGAAGCCTCCTCAATTTGACTATGATACGCCGATTCTATTGCCCATCCGACCATCCAAGCTAGTGGTGCAGGTTTCGTACGTCGGACTGAATCCTGTGGACATCAAGATCATGAACGGGTACGCTAAACACCTTAGCGGCAAGATAGGGCTTGGAAGGGAGTATAGCGGTGTAATATCCGAGGTCAGTGATGATCTCCGCGATCTGTGGCGGGTAGGCGAGGAAGTGATGGGTACCTTTTGGCATCCGAATCTGGGTAAGGGTACGTGCGAGACGTCGATTCTGGTTGACCCTACGATCGATGTTATCATAAGAAAACCGACCGCCCTTGATATGAAGCAGGCAGGTGGGACGCTGTACTGTCTTGGTGCGAGCTACACACTACTGAGTAGTCTGCAAGAACGTGGATTACTGAACTCCAAAAGCAATGTCTTGATAAACGGAGGCACGACATCGATGGGGCTGTTCACGATACAGCTCTTGAAGTACCATTACGGGATCAAAAATAAACTTGTGGTTGTATGCTCGACTAAGGGTGCGCGTTATCTCCGTGTGCACTTTCCCGATCTCCTTGGTGACTTGGTATTCGTTGACTATTGTTCGTTGTCTGGAGATTCCGTTGCCACACAACTGAAGTATCTACTTTCCGATGGAGATGCAGATGATTATTACGCAAAATCCGGTGCACTGCAGGCAGTTCAATTCGACCAGGGCCCGTTTACCGTTGTGCTAGATTACATAGGTGGTTATGAACTAATTGCCAACTCGGACAGTATTGTTGCGCCCAGGGGAATTTACGTATCGACTGTCGGAGATGCGATCGCCAACTACAAGACAGACGTTTACAAGTATTGGGAAGCATCGGGGAGTAAAGCACGAGGACTTATTGGGAAGGTGCTCTGGTCTTTCCAGTATGAGCGGTTCTTTTTTGATCCCAACGCCAAGTATCTCGCCAAGACTGATTGGGCAACTGAATGCTATGACCTTCTAGCTGCCCGTGTGGTGCGCACTCTGGTAGATAGCTACTACCCCTGGAAGGACATCCGGAAGGCCCTGGGATACCTTTCTAGGGGGCATGCCCACGGGAAAGTCATTCTCGAAGTCGAGAAGTTCTGA
- the TMA17 gene encoding Tma17p (Syntenic homolog of Saccharomyces cerevisiae YDL110C (TMA17)): protein MAGSEVARRPVQIAEFKTAVRELSQQELAAARQALEARARQLARTSERLARHVQELEQQEGEGGNLALFRTSLRENEVVLGNCRERLEAVGLEEEFRGYAGATAADGRPQKQARAHN, encoded by the coding sequence ATGGCGGGCAGCGAAGTGGCACGCAGACCGGTGCAGATAGCAGAGTTCAAGACGGCGGTGCGCGAGCTGTcgcagcaggagctggcggcggcgcggcaaGCGCTGGAGGCACGGGCGCGGCAGCTGGCGCGGACGAGCGagcggctggcgcggcacgtgcaggagctggagcagcaggaggGCGAAGGCGGGAACCTGGCGCTGTTCCGGACGTCGCTGCGCGAAAACGAGGTGGTGCTCGGCAACTGCCGGGAGCGGCTGGAAGCGGTGGggctggaggaggagtTTCGCGGCTACGCGGGCGCGACAGCCGCCGACGGGCGGCCACAAAAGCAGGCGCGGGCGCATAACTAG